One genomic segment of Prosthecobacter fusiformis includes these proteins:
- a CDS encoding ExbD/TolR family protein: MKIHSPIAHKKTRLEIIPLIDVMFFLLASFMMVSLTMTKQQNIKVNLPVASSAQSDFKPDMINLGVNQAGDLFLDKNPISLPDLENRLSERFKKDPNTPVYISGDSGTVWSQMVRALDTVRRMGFNKVAINVKPSASAPAPASSPAPAPAQ; encoded by the coding sequence GTGAAAATTCACTCCCCCATCGCCCATAAAAAAACCCGGCTGGAGATCATCCCTCTCATTGATGTGATGTTCTTCCTCCTGGCCTCCTTCATGATGGTCAGTCTGACGATGACCAAGCAGCAGAACATCAAGGTGAACCTTCCGGTGGCTTCATCTGCCCAGTCGGACTTCAAGCCGGACATGATCAACCTGGGCGTCAACCAGGCTGGTGACCTCTTCCTGGACAAGAATCCCATCTCCCTTCCAGACCTGGAAAACAGGCTTTCGGAGCGATTCAAAAAAGATCCCAATACGCCTGTTTATATCAGTGGTGATTCAGGCACCGTCTGGTCCCAAATGGTCCGCGCTTTGGATACGGTCCGCCGCATGGGTTTCAATAAAGTGGCCATCAATGTCAAACCTTCCGCCAGCGCACCCGCACCGGCTAGCTCCCCTGCCCCCGCTCCCGCTCAATGA
- a CDS encoding MotA/TolQ/ExbB proton channel family protein, producing MLQLPLANVVIKFIHDGGPIMYPILVVGGFAICVLVERIFWWLRFSARRSAKQLDQVYAALEGGDQAKAISLSETTTDPVVRMIHHGLKHQHSSMQGALEVAAGHELQAAGRFLGAMDTVVTLGPLLGLLGTVTGIMGSFSSIGDSELAVEKVTGGIGEALIATAAGLGIAIATLVPMNYFHSRLAKLQFDLEAAANNVLILAAQHGFDQVHKKH from the coding sequence ATGCTCCAGCTCCCCCTCGCCAACGTTGTCATCAAATTCATTCACGATGGTGGTCCCATCATGTATCCCATTCTTGTTGTGGGAGGTTTTGCCATTTGCGTCCTGGTGGAGCGTATCTTTTGGTGGCTGCGTTTCAGCGCCCGCCGCTCAGCCAAACAGCTAGATCAGGTCTATGCAGCTTTGGAGGGCGGAGATCAGGCCAAGGCCATCTCCCTTTCAGAAACAACCACGGATCCGGTGGTGCGCATGATTCATCATGGCCTCAAGCACCAGCATAGCTCCATGCAGGGCGCGCTGGAAGTGGCAGCCGGCCATGAGCTGCAGGCCGCAGGAAGATTCCTCGGAGCCATGGACACCGTCGTCACTCTCGGACCTCTCCTGGGCCTTCTGGGCACCGTCACCGGCATCATGGGTTCCTTCTCCTCCATTGGTGACTCAGAGCTGGCCGTGGAAAAAGTGACCGGGGGCATTGGTGAAGCGCTCATCGCGACAGCCGCCGGTCTGGGTATTGCCATCGCCACCCTGGTGCCGATGAATTACTTCCACAGCAGGCTGGCCAAGCTCCAGTTTGATCTCGAGGCCGCAGCCAACAACGTGCTTATCCTGGCGGCTCAGCACGGCTTTGACCAGGTCCACAAGAAGCATTGA
- a CDS encoding FAD:protein FMN transferase: MATTFRISCYTDDRAKAEKAADACFARIAVLNQIFTDYDPTSELMRLCAPDATYPMAVSTPMRDLLDRSIEFARITDGAFDPTCGHLSQLWRRARRQGRLPPADRLRSAIAATDWRRITQEKDECQITLQRGTLLDLGGIAKGYAADECLRIMRQHGLPCAVAQAGGDTAVGDAPPGQKGWEIKLRTFTRPGDEDSLKTLLLANRAVSTSGDLYQYTEIAGIRYSHILSPKTGLGLTERIACSVIAPDCTTSDALATAMCVLGKEKGEKLADRLPGIEVLFSTAP; encoded by the coding sequence ATGGCCACCACCTTCCGCATCTCTTGTTATACGGATGACCGGGCCAAGGCTGAAAAGGCAGCGGATGCCTGCTTCGCCCGCATTGCGGTATTAAACCAGATTTTCACGGATTACGACCCGACCAGTGAGCTGATGCGGCTTTGTGCTCCTGACGCCACTTATCCCATGGCCGTCAGCACGCCCATGCGGGACTTATTGGACCGCTCCATCGAGTTCGCCCGAATTACTGATGGGGCATTTGACCCCACCTGCGGCCATTTATCCCAGCTCTGGCGGAGGGCGCGGCGTCAGGGCAGGCTGCCCCCGGCGGACCGGCTGCGATCCGCCATCGCAGCCACTGACTGGCGGCGGATCACACAGGAGAAAGACGAGTGCCAAATCACCCTACAGCGCGGGACTTTGCTGGATCTGGGGGGCATCGCGAAAGGCTATGCGGCAGATGAATGCCTGCGCATCATGCGCCAGCATGGCCTGCCCTGCGCCGTCGCCCAGGCGGGTGGGGATACGGCGGTGGGGGATGCGCCCCCCGGCCAAAAAGGCTGGGAGATCAAGCTGCGCACGTTTACACGACCGGGGGATGAGGACAGCCTGAAGACTCTCCTCCTGGCAAACCGTGCTGTTTCTACCTCAGGAGATCTTTACCAATACACCGAAATCGCAGGCATCCGCTATTCACACATCCTATCTCCCAAGACCGGACTGGGGCTCACGGAAAGGATCGCCTGCTCAGTCATCGCGCCGGATTGCACGACGAGTGATGCGCTGGCCACGGCGATGTGTGTGCTCGGGAAGGAGAAGGGAGAGAAACTGGCGGATAGACTGCCAGGCATTGAAGTGCTTTTCTCCACCGCTCCCTGA
- a CDS encoding adenylosuccinate synthase, translating to MSNTIVVGAQWGDEGKGKIVDYLTEHTDVVVRAAGGNNAGHTVINNGTKYILHLIPSGILWEDKMCVIGNGVVMDILGLLEEMAKLRAQGVKITPENLKISETAHLVLPYHKGLDQAREARLGDKKIGTTGRGIGPAYADKVERSGLRAILLTRPEQLESELRSRLLMHNETFRAVGVAEVPVEETITSVLAAAKVLAPHITNTAVYCHEAIRAGKSLLFEGAQGTYLDIDHGTYPFVTSSNTTSGGACTGSGVPPRMIDKVVAVAKAYTTRVGSGPFITENEDIGDMLHNMGREYGATTGRARRCGWLDAVLVRYAVMINGADELAITNLDGLDGLDTIQICTAYTLRGETIHYPPSTIEDIEECVPVYETHQGWKQDLSQIKNFADLPDLAKAYLKRLEELTGARVSLLGVGPSRDQTLVA from the coding sequence ATGTCCAATACCATTGTTGTCGGTGCCCAGTGGGGCGATGAAGGAAAAGGTAAGATCGTTGACTACCTCACAGAACACACAGACGTCGTCGTACGCGCTGCAGGCGGGAACAACGCCGGGCACACCGTCATCAACAACGGCACCAAATACATCCTGCACCTGATCCCGAGCGGCATCCTGTGGGAAGACAAGATGTGCGTCATCGGCAATGGCGTGGTGATGGACATCCTGGGCCTGCTGGAAGAAATGGCCAAGCTGCGCGCCCAGGGCGTGAAGATCACCCCGGAGAACCTCAAGATCAGCGAGACGGCCCACCTGGTGCTGCCTTATCACAAAGGTCTGGATCAGGCCCGCGAGGCCCGGCTGGGCGATAAAAAGATCGGCACCACAGGTCGCGGCATCGGCCCGGCTTATGCGGATAAGGTGGAGCGCAGTGGCCTGCGTGCCATTCTGCTAACCCGCCCTGAGCAGCTTGAAAGTGAGCTGCGCAGCCGCCTGCTCATGCACAATGAGACTTTCCGCGCTGTCGGCGTGGCTGAAGTGCCCGTGGAAGAAACCATCACCAGTGTCCTGGCCGCAGCCAAGGTCCTGGCTCCCCATATCACGAATACGGCCGTCTATTGCCACGAGGCGATCCGTGCCGGCAAGAGCCTCCTTTTTGAAGGAGCCCAGGGGACTTACCTGGACATCGACCACGGCACCTATCCTTTTGTCACCAGTTCCAACACCACCTCCGGCGGAGCCTGCACAGGCTCCGGCGTGCCTCCACGCATGATCGATAAAGTGGTGGCGGTGGCCAAGGCTTACACCACCCGTGTCGGCTCAGGCCCCTTCATCACAGAGAATGAAGACATCGGCGACATGCTGCACAACATGGGCCGTGAATACGGTGCCACCACGGGTCGTGCCCGCCGCTGCGGCTGGCTGGATGCAGTGCTGGTGCGCTATGCGGTCATGATCAATGGTGCCGATGAACTGGCCATCACTAACCTGGACGGCCTGGACGGTCTGGATACCATCCAGATCTGCACCGCCTACACATTGCGTGGTGAGACCATCCACTATCCGCCGAGCACGATCGAGGACATCGAGGAATGTGTGCCTGTTTACGAAACCCACCAGGGCTGGAAACAGGACCTCAGCCAGATCAAAAACTTCGCTGACCTTCCTGACCTGGCCAAGGCCTACCTGAAGCGTCTGGAAGAATTGACCGGGGCACGCGTCAGCCTCCTCGGCGTCGGGCCTTCTCGTGACCAGACTCTCGTGGCCTAA
- a CDS encoding cation:proton antiporter translates to MHHIDFLQDLSVVMIIAAVVTILFRQMKQPVVLGYILAGVIIGPHTPPYALIEDEHTIETLSELGVIFLMFALGLEFSLKKLTKVGSTALIAASAEIVLMIWAGYHLGRTFGWGTMDSVFLGAILSISSTTIIIKALEEIGKTKERFAQMIFGILIVEDILAILMIAMLSGFATTGSLAVEDVALTVGKLVTFLGVLLIFGLILVPRLLNWVAKFKSNEMLLVTVVGLCFGVSLLAVKLGYSVALGAFIIGAIIAEARHIAHIETLMHPVRDLFSAVFFVSIGLLIDPQVLKEQWGPILIITAVVVVGKVLTCGLGTFVAGNDLKSSMRVGMGLAQIGEFSFIIAALGLSLKVTSDFLYPIAVAVSALTTLLTPYLIRSSDATVKGISHITPTGLMNALDAYTKWVGSLSSGSNRKTPAKFLRKWGWQIVVNIILIAGVFITAAFMKDHVEKWWPDAPGGYNGIKGMLWLGAMILSLPMLIAIVRKWQAFGMLVSEMSVSSAVAKDNTMPLRGIISNVVLTAGCAALFLIILVLSSAILPSRNLLIVLGLLLVALTILLWRVFVRVHTKAQFALYETLNEAPLPHHAPDALDIPPLLRHAELLTLSISPTSMAAGKVISELQLRSRTGASIVGIERGGDNIINPGISEEIRPGDSVLLIGSAEQIQLAKEMLE, encoded by the coding sequence ATGCACCATATTGACTTTCTCCAGGATCTGTCGGTCGTGATGATCATCGCGGCGGTGGTGACTATCTTGTTCCGGCAGATGAAGCAGCCCGTTGTCCTGGGTTACATCCTGGCGGGGGTGATCATTGGTCCGCATACCCCCCCGTATGCTTTGATCGAAGATGAGCATACCATTGAGACGCTTTCAGAGCTGGGAGTGATCTTCCTCATGTTCGCCCTGGGGTTGGAGTTCAGTTTAAAGAAGCTGACCAAAGTCGGTTCCACAGCCCTGATTGCAGCTTCTGCGGAAATCGTGCTGATGATCTGGGCCGGATACCATCTGGGGCGGACCTTTGGCTGGGGCACCATGGACAGCGTGTTCCTGGGGGCCATCCTTTCCATCTCGTCCACCACCATCATCATCAAGGCCCTGGAGGAGATCGGGAAGACGAAGGAGCGCTTCGCCCAGATGATTTTTGGTATCCTCATCGTGGAGGACATCCTGGCCATCCTCATGATCGCCATGCTGTCCGGTTTTGCCACGACTGGATCACTGGCCGTGGAGGATGTGGCACTCACAGTGGGAAAGCTGGTCACCTTTTTGGGTGTGCTGCTGATTTTTGGCCTGATCTTGGTGCCGCGTCTCTTGAACTGGGTGGCCAAGTTTAAGAGCAATGAGATGCTGCTGGTGACAGTCGTGGGGCTGTGTTTTGGCGTATCCCTGCTGGCGGTGAAACTGGGCTATAGCGTGGCTCTGGGCGCGTTCATCATCGGCGCCATCATTGCGGAGGCACGTCACATCGCACACATCGAGACACTGATGCATCCGGTGCGGGATCTCTTCAGTGCCGTGTTTTTCGTCTCCATCGGCCTGCTGATCGATCCTCAGGTTCTGAAGGAACAATGGGGGCCCATCCTGATCATCACGGCGGTGGTCGTCGTGGGCAAGGTATTGACCTGTGGGCTGGGCACCTTTGTGGCCGGAAATGACCTGAAATCTTCCATGCGCGTGGGCATGGGGCTGGCGCAGATTGGTGAATTTTCATTCATCATCGCCGCTCTGGGGCTTTCGCTGAAGGTGACCAGTGACTTCCTTTATCCCATCGCCGTTGCCGTATCTGCCCTGACCACGCTGCTGACGCCTTATCTCATTCGCAGCTCGGATGCCACGGTGAAAGGCATCAGCCATATCACACCGACGGGACTGATGAATGCCCTGGATGCCTACACGAAGTGGGTTGGCAGTCTCAGTTCAGGCAGCAACCGCAAGACCCCGGCCAAGTTCCTGCGCAAATGGGGCTGGCAGATCGTGGTGAACATCATCCTCATCGCCGGCGTTTTTATCACCGCTGCCTTCATGAAGGATCATGTGGAAAAATGGTGGCCTGATGCCCCTGGCGGATACAATGGCATCAAGGGCATGCTCTGGCTTGGGGCCATGATTCTCAGCCTCCCCATGCTGATCGCCATCGTCAGGAAGTGGCAGGCCTTTGGCATGCTGGTGAGTGAAATGAGCGTGTCCAGCGCGGTCGCCAAGGACAACACCATGCCCCTGCGCGGCATCATTTCGAACGTCGTCCTTACCGCCGGCTGCGCTGCCTTATTCCTCATCATCTTGGTTCTCAGTTCAGCTATCCTGCCTTCACGGAATCTGCTCATCGTGCTGGGGCTCCTGCTGGTCGCACTCACCATTCTGCTCTGGCGGGTCTTCGTGCGGGTGCATACAAAGGCCCAGTTCGCCCTCTATGAAACGCTGAATGAGGCCCCGCTGCCGCATCATGCGCCGGATGCTTTGGACATTCCCCCGCTGCTGCGCCATGCCGAATTGCTGACACTCAGTATTTCCCCGACCTCCATGGCCGCAGGAAAAGTCATTTCTGAACTGCAACTCCGCAGCCGCACAGGGGCGAGCATCGTCGGCATTGAGCGCGGGGGTGACAACATCATCAACCCTGGTATCTCTGAGGAGATCCGCCCTGGGGATTCCGTGCTACTCATCGGCAGTGCCGAGCAAATCCAGCTGGCAAAGGAAATGCTGGAGTAA
- a CDS encoding FHA domain-containing protein, translated as MAKIQYTTPEGTTGEVELTAERMSLGRADDNMIVIAHDSVSSHHGEVAIEGDSWVLTDLGSTNGTKIGGERIERVELGHGGTFTLGHVDCVFIGDFEEAPAYSAPTRTVSSSGYGATPLDRSHRSGFGTKAKPKSNGYAPLIGLGVLALLVCAYAVFSFSQMTA; from the coding sequence ATGGCAAAAATTCAGTACACTACCCCCGAAGGCACCACTGGCGAAGTCGAGTTGACCGCTGAGCGCATGTCGCTCGGCCGCGCCGATGACAACATGATCGTCATCGCCCACGACTCCGTCTCCAGCCATCATGGCGAAGTGGCCATCGAGGGTGACTCCTGGGTGCTGACCGACCTCGGCTCCACCAACGGCACCAAGATCGGTGGTGAGCGCATCGAGCGCGTGGAACTGGGACACGGCGGCACCTTTACCCTGGGTCATGTGGATTGCGTCTTCATTGGCGACTTCGAGGAAGCCCCTGCCTACAGCGCCCCGACCCGCACTGTGTCCAGCAGTGGTTACGGCGCTACCCCGCTCGACCGCAGCCACCGCTCCGGCTTCGGCACCAAGGCCAAGCCCAAGAGCAATGGTTATGCCCCGCTCATCGGCCTGGGAGTCCTGGCGCTGCTGGTCTGTGCTTATGCCGTCTTTTCATTCAGCCAAATGACTGCTTAA
- a CDS encoding energy transducer TonB yields MSQLALLGSPALSLSKKAEAVATPKQATVWRFRCPDDSLCGVAWLTGIAGTFLLIGIVGMLRFQNFEPITFAGRAGLGAVDNDSTDVSMAELLAEVEESQENPTEEVVEETLEIPEPVEVQIETLELPEMMEPLVTEDLFTVPAAPKIETVQKPVDPAKPKPKTQPRPAVAKPASRPATSTMTTAGGTAGSGGGGGGTGRAGAGAGKGRLPTPPFPSGARSRGVTGTVTFSLRVSPAGKVEYAAVVSSNCSNGGFTASEQSQLSSYICRNWYLPGRMGNLRLPVRFQLR; encoded by the coding sequence ATGTCGCAACTGGCACTTTTAGGATCCCCTGCACTCAGCCTTTCCAAAAAGGCTGAAGCTGTGGCCACGCCTAAGCAGGCGACTGTCTGGCGCTTTCGCTGCCCTGACGATAGCCTGTGCGGTGTCGCTTGGCTGACAGGCATCGCAGGCACCTTTTTGCTCATCGGCATTGTGGGAATGCTGCGGTTTCAGAACTTCGAGCCCATTACCTTTGCCGGGAGAGCCGGACTGGGTGCGGTGGATAATGATTCCACCGATGTCTCCATGGCTGAATTGCTGGCTGAGGTGGAAGAGTCCCAAGAGAATCCCACCGAGGAGGTGGTGGAGGAGACCCTTGAAATACCGGAACCCGTCGAAGTGCAGATCGAGACACTGGAACTACCGGAGATGATGGAACCGCTGGTGACGGAAGATCTTTTCACCGTGCCTGCTGCCCCCAAGATCGAAACGGTGCAAAAGCCGGTGGATCCTGCCAAGCCTAAACCGAAAACCCAGCCGCGCCCTGCGGTGGCAAAACCTGCCAGCCGCCCCGCCACCAGCACCATGACAACCGCTGGCGGTACGGCAGGCAGCGGCGGCGGCGGTGGTGGCACAGGAAGAGCCGGTGCCGGAGCAGGTAAAGGCAGACTGCCCACGCCACCATTCCCCTCTGGAGCGCGCTCACGAGGTGTCACGGGAACAGTGACCTTTAGCCTTCGGGTCAGCCCCGCTGGGAAAGTCGAGTACGCGGCCGTTGTTTCCAGCAATTGCAGCAACGGCGGATTCACCGCTTCAGAGCAGAGCCAGCTTTCATCTTATATCTGCCGCAATTGGTATCTTCCTGGCAGAATGGGCAACCTCAGATTGCCCGTCAGATTCCAGCTCAGGTAG